The nucleotide window CGGGTGTCTGGCCGAGTGTCGAAGAAGTCGCCTCGTCGCGTCTGTTTTCCCCGCTGAAGCACGGCAATCTGGAGCTTCTTCAGCGCACCTGGATTCCGGCCATGGTGCCCTGGCGGGCGACGGAAGAAGGCGAGGTCACCGATGCGGTGGTGGAATGGTATGAACGTTTTGCCAGGGGACGGCCCGGCGCCATTGTGGTGGAAGCCACCGGCATCCGCGATGTGCCCTCCGGCCCGCTGCTGCGGATCGGCCATGACCGCTATATCGAGGGGCTCAAACGCATTGTCGAGGCGGTGAAGCACGCCAGCGGCGGGGAAACAAAGCTGTATATCCAGATCATCGATTTCCTGTCCATCCGCCGCCGTCCGGCCCGGGACAAATTCCTCGGCCGGTTCCTCAGGATCACAGATGCCCATCGTGCGGCGCTGGGGGCGGAAGACTGGTCCGAACAGACGGTGCGTGAGGCCCTGATGGTGCTGGAGAATGAGGAGTTATACAAGATCCTCGACCCGCGGGAGCAGGAAGATCTGGAGCGTGGCCACCGGGAACGGGTGACCGATACCGAGCTGCCCCATATTCGCGATCTGCCCGAGGTCTTGCCGGAGCTGTTCGCCAATGCGGCGCGCCGGGCGAAGGAAGCGGGCTTCGACGGGGTCGAATTGCATTACGCCCATGCCTATACCATGGCCTCTTTCCTCTCAAAGCTGAACACGCGGGACGATGGTTACGGCGGCTCGCCCGAGGCCCGGGTGCGCCTGCCGCTGGAGGTGTATGACGCCTGCCGCCAGGCGGTGGGGGATGATTATGTGCTCGGCTGCCGCATGCTGTCGGAGGATTGCATTGACGGCGGCAGCACGCTGGAAGATACGACATTCTATGCCAAAAGATTTGCCGAAGCCGGCATGGATTTCCTGTCTTTCTCCCGCGGCGGCAAGTTCGAGGATGCGCTGCAGCCCCGCGTCGGTGACGCCATCTATCCCTATACCGGGCCCAGCGGCTATGAATGCATGCCCCAGTTTATCTCCGATGTCAAAGGCCCCTACGGCCGCAATGTGGAGCCCACGGCCCATATCCGTCAGAGCCTGCGCGAGGCCGGGCTGAACACGCCTGTCGTTGTGGCCGGCGGCATTCACGGCTTTCATCAGGCGGAGGATATCCTTGCCGCCGACAAGGCCGATGTGATCGGGCTCGCCCGCCAGGCCATGGCCGACCCGGACTGGTTCCTGAAGGTGAAAACCGGTGCGGGCGCTGCGGTCAATGTCTGCAAATATACCAATTACTGCGAAGGCCTCGACCAGAAGCACAAGGTGGTGACCTGCCAGCTCTGGGACCGGGAGGCGCTCGACGAGCCGGGGATCAGCAAGACCGATGACGGCAAACGCCGCCTGACCGCACCCTTATGGAAGCGGGAAGAGGCCTGATGTTTCGGGAAGTGTGATAGGCTTCATCTTTCATATTAGTGAAGGAAAGTTGGGATGTCCGTTATTGATCCTCGAAGACTAATCGATTTAACTTCCGTCGGCCCGGCCACGGTCCGGGATCTCGAGTTGCTGGGCATCACCACGGTGAACCAGTTGAAGGATTGCGACGGGGAAGATCTTTACCGCCGGTTATGTTTGGAGACCGGGGAGCAACATGATATCTGCTGCCTCGATGTCTTCAACTGCGCTATCGCCCAGGCCCGGGATGCGAACCTGCCCAGGGAACAGCGGATGTGGTGGTACTGGAGCCGCAGGCGCAAGATGAGTGAATAATGTAAATCATGGACCCTTTTCTCACTTCCACCCTGACCGTGGCGCTGGCCGAAATCGGCGACAAGACCCAGCTTCTGTCGCTGTTCCTTGCCACCCGCTACCGCAACAAGATGGCCATCATCATGGGCATATTGGTGGCGACCCTCATCAACCACGGCATATCCGCCTGGGCCGGCAACTGGGCGGTGGGTTACGTGCCGGAGGACATCAGCCGCTGGATCGTCGGCGGCAGTTTCATCCTGCTGGCCTTCTGGCTGCTGATCCCGGACAAGGACGGTGACGGCGACGGCAAGTTTGATAAATACGGGGCCTTTGTCGCCTCGCTGGTGCTGTTTTTCCTGGCGGAAATCGGTGACAAGACCCAGGTGGCCACCGTAGTGCTGGGCGCACAATATGATTCCGTCCTAATCGTGACTTTGGGCACCACATTGGGCATGCTGATCGCCAATGTGCCGGTGGTGTATATGGGGGAGGCCCTGATGCGCCGCCTGCCCATGAAAGCCGCCCATATTGCCGCGGCGATCCTGTTTGCGGTGGTGGGGATGGTGACGATTTTTTTCTGATACAGTGCCGGAAAAGATACTGTCGTGTTCTCCTTGTAACCTGTTCCGGGGCGCCCCATATAAAAGGCCAGCAGCAGATTTTTGCTGCTTTACAGGAAAGGCATGTCACATGTCCTACAAGTCATTTTCCACCACTCATAAAGCCTCAAACGACAAAACTTCCGGTCCCGCCCCTGTGGCGGCACAGCCGGTTTCCGGTCCGGTGGTTAAACCTGCCGATGCTCCGGTCAAAGCCGCAGTCACTGAAAAGTCGTAATCCTTCCGCGGGAGAGGACCCAGGTTCTCTCCTTCTACTACAATTCTGCGCCTGACATTATGATCCATCCACCCGCAAGAGCATATGATGATAACACGCACCAGCCACAAGACCGTGACCTTCAACAGACCCTTTACCCTTGAGGGGTATGATGACCTGTTGCCCGCCGGCAATTATCTCGTGGAAACAGAGGAAGCCCCTCTGGACGGATTGTCCTTTAACGCCTTTCACCGGGTTTCCTGCATGATGAACCTGCAACCGAGCCGGCAACATCCGGGCGAGATCAGGACTTTGATCCTTGCGCCGGCCGTTCTGGATGCGGCGCTTGCCCGTGACCTGGCCCCGGCGTCCACATCCCTTGACCTGCCCGGCCCCCGCAAACCAAAATCCCGAATTCGAAAATCCGCCTGAGCGGCATGGCCCTGCCTGTGGTTTATGCAGGCGAGGCGCTGATGCGCCGCCTGCTGATGACTTACGCCCATATCGCCGTCGCGATCCTGTTTGCCACGGTCGGGGTGGTGAGGGTTTTGGGATGAGTATCCAAGCTTATTTTGTTGATATTCAAACTGGATTACATAGATCACTAAAATTATGTTCTAGTGTTAATTTGATTTCGTGGCCAATTTGTCGAACAGTTGCGTATTGAGGTCCATGTGTTGGAGACCGGTCTGGTTTTCCTCCTCCACCTAAAATCCAACCGCCTTTGTTAAATTTAGACATTTTTGCGTAATGTGATGTCAAGACGGGGTCAACGTGCGCACCGCCATCTTTATTCGCCATTGTTAGAACCAGTTGTTTTCTGGAAATTGTACCAGCTTGACTCAATGTTGCACCTTTTACAGGGTTCTCGATTGTACTTGGAAACCTTGATACAACTTGTTTCCACCAAGAATTAAATTTTATTTTGTCAAAAGGCTGCCGTGTAGGATTGTCGTCGAGGATAGGAACGAATATGTCATCGCCTGCTCCAAATCTCATATAAACAAGATGGTGACTTTCAAGCAAATTACCTTTGTTATCTTCCATTGGAGTAGAGTGGAAAGGAATATCTTTTTTGTTGAGTTGGCTTAATAATGAGTGAGAACTATTGGTATCATGAACCAATACACGTATACATTGAGCAATTCTAGCTGCTTCGCCAACAAAACCTTGATCGTAACCATGATTTGATAGACACAAGCTCTGGTAAGTTTGCTTGAGATGTTCACGGAGATCTACTTCAGTTTTAGCATATTTTGTCATTTGTATTCCATGCCCCGATAAGATATTTTATCTCTAAAGTAGTAATTTTCTGCCAAAAGAGGTAAATGAGCTTATGCTATAATTCAGTGAGAAAAAAGAAAAAAGCCCGGGATCTTCCGGGCTTTTCTGTTTCAGGGGACACTAAGGTCTAAATATAACTGATAATCGAGCCGTGCGAGGCGTCGCAGTTGATCAGGTCGACCCGCTTGCGCTTGATCTTGTATGTCTCTCCCTCCCGCACCAGCGTGTGGGTGCAGGTGCCGGCAAAGACGGTCTGGGTCCGGTAAAAGGTTACGGCCTGAAAGTTCGACTTCACCGTGCAGTTGCCGGTCTCCTCGTCAAACTCCAGTAGCCGGACATTGCCCAGCAGGTGCGAGCTTCTCACCGGATATTGCTTGGACGGGGCCTGGGCATGATCCAGGTTATGATAGCGGATGGTCATCATCGCCCGGTCGTCATAAAAGATCGAGATATGGTTGAGCGGGTCAGCCTGGTCCGGCGTCACCGGCATCCAGTAATCGCCGTCCTCGGTAAACAATTCGATCCAGGCGCGGAGGTCGAGGCTGTCCAAGAGATCGGCCTCGTGATAGAGGAAGGCCTCGAGTTCCTGTATATCGGGTTGAGTACTCATCTTACGCGGCCTCCTTCTTGTCTTCCCGGATCATATAGTCGAGCCAGGCGTGATACTGGTTGCGCAGGCTGATATCGCTGGTGCCGATGGCCCGGGTCATGTGACCCTCCGGATGCTGTTCCTTGTTCAGGTACCGCTGCATGTCGACCCATTCGGTGCCGCCCGATTGCAGGCCTTCCTGCAGGCGCACGTAGGCCTCCAGATCGTCACTGCCGACCATGGAGGAGGGGGAATTGATCAGGCGGCTGTAGAGCAATGTCCGTTGCAGCATCTCGTCCGGCGCGCCCTTGAGCCGGAAGGTCATGGTTTCGATCTCGGTCTCATTGTGGGAAATGGGACGGACGATGCGGATCGACTGGATGGCGCCCTTGATGGTCAGCGACGGATAATAGATGGTGTTGTGCCGGTTGATGGACAGGATCTGGTGGGTTTTTT belongs to Emcibacter sp. and includes:
- a CDS encoding NADH:flavin oxidoreductase, with protein sequence MWKPPEKIKCLPDPGVWPSVEEVASSRLFSPLKHGNLELLQRTWIPAMVPWRATEEGEVTDAVVEWYERFARGRPGAIVVEATGIRDVPSGPLLRIGHDRYIEGLKRIVEAVKHASGGETKLYIQIIDFLSIRRRPARDKFLGRFLRITDAHRAALGAEDWSEQTVREALMVLENEELYKILDPREQEDLERGHRERVTDTELPHIRDLPEVLPELFANAARRAKEAGFDGVELHYAHAYTMASFLSKLNTRDDGYGGSPEARVRLPLEVYDACRQAVGDDYVLGCRMLSEDCIDGGSTLEDTTFYAKRFAEAGMDFLSFSRGGKFEDALQPRVGDAIYPYTGPSGYECMPQFISDVKGPYGRNVEPTAHIRQSLREAGLNTPVVVAGGIHGFHQAEDILAADKADVIGLARQAMADPDWFLKVKTGAGAAVNVCKYTNYCEGLDQKHKVVTCQLWDREALDEPGISKTDDGKRRLTAPLWKREEA
- a CDS encoding helix-hairpin-helix domain-containing protein, yielding MSVIDPRRLIDLTSVGPATVRDLELLGITTVNQLKDCDGEDLYRRLCLETGEQHDICCLDVFNCAIAQARDANLPREQRMWWYWSRRRKMSE
- a CDS encoding TMEM165/GDT1 family protein, which translates into the protein MDPFLTSTLTVALAEIGDKTQLLSLFLATRYRNKMAIIMGILVATLINHGISAWAGNWAVGYVPEDISRWIVGGSFILLAFWLLIPDKDGDGDGKFDKYGAFVASLVLFFLAEIGDKTQVATVVLGAQYDSVLIVTLGTTLGMLIANVPVVYMGEALMRRLPMKAAHIAAAILFAVVGMVTIFF
- a CDS encoding aromatic-ring-hydroxylating dioxygenase subunit beta translates to MSTQPDIQELEAFLYHEADLLDSLDLRAWIELFTEDGDYWMPVTPDQADPLNHISIFYDDRAMMTIRYHNLDHAQAPSKQYPVRSSHLLGNVRLLEFDEETGNCTVKSNFQAVTFYRTQTVFAGTCTHTLVREGETYKIKRKRVDLINCDASHGSIISYI